The DNA sequence TTATTTGATTTattgagaaatgtaaaaaagcaTATACCTTTGTCAGTcttatcctttaaaaaaacactgttgctGACCTGCAGACTGTAAAGGGTGTACAGATGGCAGATTGTGTCAATCGAAGGTTGGACaatccattacattttgtaTAAATCAGTGCCTTTTCAAGGCAGCTGCACGGAATTTCTAGAGAAATATACTATTGATACAACCCCACAAACATTTGGAATTTCATAGGAACGTACCGACAGTTGATGGATGGCGCACAAATAGGATTTTAAGTAGCTTGAATAGCAGCTTGACACAAATATGATAAACGGCTGCAGATAGAAGAGGCTGTCCTGAGTGGAAAAATAGTTTCTCATTGATGaatttgattacattttcaattgCTGGAacttcacattgaagaagcacGCCATGTGTGAATGGTGGAAACTAGAAGACTTCcaagctcccccccccccccccccccccccccccccccaccccctctatCTTTGGTGAGGTGAGAGAGATTGAGTGCACGTTGTCTTCTTCGCCTCACAGGTCAAAATGctgatctgttctgttcatggTGTTCTGGCTCCCTGTAGTCCTCTGCTTTAGAGTGGGAGGTGTGCGGTGCGAGGTGTCAACCAAATGAGCCAAAAAAAGGGTTATGCAGCTGGTATAGGACTCTCATATCATGCTGTACATTCATCTGTAGAGACTGAAGTtgcaaaaattgaaaagaaGCAATGCTGAAAATCAAAATCTCACTGCCACACTTTATGCAAGATTATTCTGAAGGCGAAactgtaaacaaacactgcatGAGTGCAAGGAGTGAGACTCTGCTTCATTATCAGTGGATCCAGTGCAGGTTGCACTGATATGACTGACATTTAGGGATGAGAGAGAACTGCTCcaaatgataaaaatatgaTGATACATTATGTTTGCATATGTGCAAACATAATGTATCAtcatatttttaatgtatttttaatgtataCCAACCATGACCAGCTCAGTTAATTGCTCTTATAATTTCCTCACTTAAAAGTTTGATGTGCAATTTAGTAAAGTACTAAGTACAAATCCTTATGATTGATTAATCGGTGTGTGTTGTCTAAGGAGCCCGGGAGGTGACATGCGCATAATTTGTTTCCCCTGCTAAAGCTAGCGTGCAACTTCCCGAGgtgcacgcccccccccccccccccccccccccccccccccctcccatcggGTCAGTCTAAGTGCCAAAGACTCTATCAAGACTTTGTCATCACAAATCATTatgttaaatctgtaataaataattagTCGCCATtccacttgtctctcctgattgaaatggGGTAATAATGGAGTCCATCCCTGTAAACTGTATGGGGGCCCCCATTATAACATACACTTTGAAGTCAATAGTGTATGTGCATTCTTGGTTTTGGGCAAAACTGCTGGAAAGGAAAGACCAAACCAGGAAGATGATTAAATTGGTTAAATGTAGCCTATTTAAGACAGAGGCTATTTAAACTCTTGTGAATGCTCTGAATGAACACTCACGCTTAGATAATAGCACTTATAGCAAGAGGTTTGGAGCGTATCTGCTATGCTGCCCCTGTTCCCTTTGATGGTGAACTTAAAAAGATGTGAGCGGTGTAtccgaaaaaaaaacaacaactatgcAGTTAAATGGAAATTGTGTAAATCACCACTgggaacagagacagaaactcTTTGATGTTGTGGCACATTTACTCTGCCAGTGGCTCTAGGGACTCTCTCTGAACCGATAACCACGGAAAATGACATTTATCTGTGTTAACTTTGCAGAAGTCTGCTGTAAAACAGCATTGTGTTGTTTGGAAAGTTGTGCAATTGTAATTCGAATGCACTCCCTGGTATATCGTATGGTGGAGGAATTACATGAGACACTTGGTgcttaaatattgttttacatCATCAGATTCACCAGCATAAATCGTAGATGAAGATGATGCTCAACTTATTGTGACCCAAGCACTTGGTACACTATAAAATAGgggaaacacattcacaaattgattcacatttttttaaaatccaatggTGTGTTTTAGCCAGGTAAGAGGCTGCTGTTGGTGAATGCACAAAAGCTCAATATCAGGATTATGAACTAAACTCCACCAGCTGTGCACTGGTGAAGAAAGAACAGGAGCTGGGCGCCTTTACCTTCTCTTGGTGCAGCAGGATCCCACGCGGACCACATCTggacgaagaagaagggagTCCAGCACACGATGTAGGCAAGGACCACCACAAAGGTCATCTTCACTGTGCGGATCTTTGCTTTTGAGATGAGCTTCACGCTGCTCACGCGAGAGAGGGGATGCTGGGCGCCTTTGGAGGCCTTCGGGGCCAGAGCCAGGAAGTGGCCCCCCCTCCTggttttcaaattgaaattctGCCAAATTTTGAAGCATATCAAACCGTAGCAGACGCTCAAAATCCCCACCGGCAGGATGTAAATGCTGAGACTCATCCATGTGATGTACGCTTTGGCGCCCCACGGTTGTACGAAGTCGCCCCAGCAGTCATACACGCCGTTGCCGACCTCCCTCAGGGAGAATATGTACGCTTGAGGAGTGCTGAATATCAGGCTGAGCATCCAAGAGGCGATCACGCAGAAGCGGTCCTTTCCCTTGTGCAAGGAGCGAAGGGGTTGGCAGATGGCGACGCACCTGTCGACGGACATCAGGACCAGCATGTAGGTGGACCCAAACATGCCCACGACCTGGAGGTATTTCACCAGCCTGCACAGCAAATCCGAGCCGTAGAAGCGAAACGTGATGTCCCAGATGAGCTGCGGCAAGACCTGGAAGACCGCGACGACGAGGTCGGCGATGCTCAGGTGCTTCATGAAGTAGTACATCCGAGGCTGGCCGTGCTTGCTGGTGTGGATAGCCCACAGGACGCACAGGTTGCCGGTCAGCgcgagcagcagcaccaggaccAAGACGGTCACTTCCACTTTGGCCACTTCTTCATTTCGTTTTAAGGGATTCACTGTGGTGTTTCCCAGATGGCTTTCGTTCCCGCGACTCGAGATGTCCCACGAAACATTCTGCGCCCAACCATCCCGCTCGCGTAAAATGTCCTCCATCGTGCGTAAAAGCGCCACTTTGGCGCAGCCAGCAGTCACATCACCGACTCAGATTCAGGACTGATATACCCAATGTGTGAGTCGCGTCTGTCCTGTGCAATGAATCTGCCAACTCACTCCGTCAAAGTTATCTTTTGTGAattgtttgtctatttttgAATTACAGCGGAATCCAAAAGTCGGCGCTCACGTCTGTGGAGAAACGAAATATCATCACtttaattgtattcatttgaaaCCTTTGAGCTGTTAAACATGTCATGAGCACATAATCATATCAGGAGATTTGTCCAAACGAAGCTTACCTTTAAAGCGAATCTCAGCAGAGTTGGTTTGTGACGTTGGAGCATCGCAGTCCTCATCACTGTGTCCACTTTGATGTCTTGGTGGTTGAAGCTCTGTATGTAAGtaaccccctcccctcatcttctgaaggaaactctctctctctctctctctctctctctctctctactctctctctctccctccctgtccatACATTGACTTTAGTttatgactttgtgtttgtgcatcgtgtttgtgttttgtgaaaatgcCTCTGAAACAACATTTTGGTGATGCCATCTTATAATTTGATGAGTCAAAAGAAAAGTCACCAAATATGGAAAACGCTGGAGCGAAAGCTTGGTTGACTGATGCCATGTGCTGGTACTCTATATTCAAACTTTGCAGGTGGagtaaaaatcataatttaaatGTGCCAGGACGGTAAGACacagttttaaattaaaacaaagccaAGAAAAACAGGCTGGCATGACTGATTTCAATATTTGTGTCCAAACAGAACCATATCAAACATCTGTGAAAATATCAAACTCCCTTGGGCCAAATTCAATTCTCAAAATTGCTTTCTGCAGCCACAAAGAAGGTGTGTTTTGCTTCATGTTGAGCAGAGTGATTGATCGCGCTCGACCATAACATGATCATGTGAACATCACATGTTCCGTGTGAAACCCTTTGTTAATACGAATTATTTGACACGTTCAGTTGAACAGTTGCAGGTGTTACATCATCAGTCATTTGTTCAGCTGAATAGCCTGATACAATCTGACCAGACGTGTTGGCAGACAAATGGGTCGCCGTTCCCCCAAAATGAAAGTCACATACATGTTTTATTCTTGTCACATGGCACATAATGTGTTGTATATGACCTGCTGTTTCCTGGGTTCCTGGAGTCAGGAGGCCTCCGGACAAATATGCGATCggtcaaatatttatttttatacatttaagtACTTATCCCAACTTGTGTTAATACGcttatgttaaaataaataaatcatgttgaATATAATAAGAATAGATAGAATCCACTGGGTTTTAAGGGACAATCAAAAagtaaaactattttatttattatctgttCACATGCTAATAAACACTTTAATACAGTTTACACTCATAAGAGTTTACACTCTATTAGATACTCTAATATATTATATTGAGAACGTTTTCTGGCTGAGCTCAGATAAAAGATGCAAATACAGAAATCTCTTGTG is a window from the Scophthalmus maximus strain ysfricsl-2021 chromosome 6, ASM2237912v1, whole genome shotgun sequence genome containing:
- the LOC118310067 gene encoding isotocin receptor, with the protein product MEDILRERDGWAQNVSWDISSRGNESHLGNTTVNPLKRNEEVAKVEVTVLVLVLLLALTGNLCVLWAIHTSKHGQPRMYYFMKHLSIADLVVAVFQVLPQLIWDITFRFYGSDLLCRLVKYLQVVGMFGSTYMLVLMSVDRCVAICQPLRSLHKGKDRFCVIASWMLSLIFSTPQAYIFSLREVGNGVYDCWGDFVQPWGAKAYITWMSLSIYILPVGILSVCYGLICFKIWQNFNLKTRRGGHFLALAPKASKGAQHPLSRVSSVKLISKAKIRTVKMTFVVVLAYIVCWTPFFFVQMWSAWDPAAPREDMAFIIAMLLASLNSCCNPWIYMFFAGHLFHDLTRCFFCCGRQHLTDSSCGCDQHCRHKRKNGSAHVFKATSSQRSLTHTSSNGGAAH